Genomic window (Argopecten irradians isolate NY chromosome 13, Ai_NY, whole genome shotgun sequence):
AGTATGACAGTACAATATAACCTCGATGATCTGTGTAATCAATCCTGTATAACCAGTCTGTGTTTTGACAGATGATGGTATGGAGTACCACGACGGTGACCAGTTCTCTACCTACGACAATGCCAATGACGTGTTGGGAGGTGTTAATTGTGCTGCATACAATCACGGCGCCTGGTGGTACGAAGCCTGTAGTCATAGTAACCTGAACGGGCGGTACGTACAGGATACTGGGGATGATCGTCTATCGATGTGGTGGTGGGA
Coding sequences:
- the LOC138306476 gene encoding fibrinogen-like protein A is translated as MSWKNDIKYAEYRDFRVGDESSKYRLSVSGFSGNVTYDGMEYHDGDQFSTYDNANDVLGGVNCAAYNHGAWWYEACSHSNLNGRYVQDTGDDRLSMWWWEFYLTGVPYL